In Perognathus longimembris pacificus isolate PPM17 chromosome 3, ASM2315922v1, whole genome shotgun sequence, a single window of DNA contains:
- the LOC125349316 gene encoding melanoma antigen preferentially expressed in tumors-like yields MELFPSLFTAAYAGRHNEVLKAIVQAWPFACLPLGTLMKEWQPHQEAFQAVLRGLDTLLTQEVRPRKWKLQVLDLRQKTPQDLETLWTRTRDGLCLLPEAAQPLMKKQKVGDSGRGVKQPLAPVQVLIDLYLNKGSHDELLTSLIEKVKQRKGLLYLSCKKLRIFEVPLQNIKMILKMVQLDSVQDLEVSFTWKLPILGKFASHLGQMHNLRRLILSHIQISPGTSSEDEEQCVNQLSTQFLCLHHLQELHLESLFFLQGRLHNVLRCLVSPLKILSVTSCLLLESDLMNLSQCPNTRQLMELNLNRVSLSNVISESIGALLKSVSATLQNLSLNECGIIDSQLTAILPSIRQCSQLTVFTFSGNPVSMSVLESLPHHTIGLTKLRRVRYPAPRESYENADDINHLGMLAHLQARLMQVLRELGHNNVEWLGANSCPHCDWPLYDP; encoded by the exons ATGGAGCTCTTTCCATCTCTGTTCACAGCAGCCTATGCTGGGAGACACAATGAGGTCCTGAAGGCGATTGTGCAGGCTTGGCCCTTTGCCTGCCTTCCTCTGGGGACTCTGATGAAGGAATGGCAGCCTCATCAGGAGGCCTTCCAAGCTGTGCTCAGAGGGCTGGATACACTCCTTACTCAGGAGGTTCGCCCTAG gaaatggaaactgcAAGTTCTGGATTTACGCCAGAAAACTCCTCAAGACTTAGAAACTTTATGGACTAGAACCAGGGATGGTCTGTGCTTACTGCCAGAGGCTGCCCAGCCACTGATGAAGAAGCAAAAAGTAGGTGATTCTGGAAGGGGAGTGAAACAACCCTTGGCTCCTGTGCAGGTGCTCATAGACCTGTACCTCAATAAAGGAAGCCATGATGAGTTGCTCACTTCCCTTATTGAGAAGGTCAAGCAAAGGAAAGGTTTACTGTATCTAAGCTGCAAGAAGCTGAGGATTTTTGAAGTACCCTTGCAGAATATTAAGATGATCCTGAAGATGGTACAGCTGGACTCTGTCCAAGATTTGGAAGTGAGCTTTACCTGGAAACTGCCAATTTTGGGGAAGTTTGCTTCTCATCTGGGCCAGATGCATAATCTGCGCAGACTCATCCTGTCCCACATCCAGATATCTCCCGGTACCTCCTCAGAGGATGAAGAACAGTGTGTCAACCAGCTAAGCACTCAGTTCCTCTGTCTGCATCACCTCCAGGAGCTGCATTTGgaatctctcttcttccttcaagGCCGCCTGCACAATGTGCTCAG ATGCCTGGTGAGCCCCTTGAAGATTCTCTCGGTCACCAGTTGCCTGCTTCTGGAATCAGACTTGATGAATCTGTCCCAGTGCCCCAACACCAGGCAGCTGATGGAACTGAATCTTAACAGGGTCAGCCTGAGTAATGTAATTTCTGAGAGCATTGGAGCTCTGCTGAAGAGTGTGTCTGCCACCCTCCAGAACCTGAGCTTAAATGAATGTGGCATCATAGACTCTCAACTCACTGCCATTCTACCTTCCATACGCCAATGCTCCCAGCTTACAGTCTTCACCTTTTCTGGGAaccctgtctccatgtctgttctgGAAAGCCTTCCACATCATACCATTGGACTGACCAAGCTAAGACGTGTGCGCTATCCTGCCCCACGTGAGAGTTATGAGAATGCTGATGATATCAACCACCTGGGGATGCTTGCTCACCTACAAGCCAGGCTGATGCAGGTGCTGCGTGAGTTAGGGCATAACAACGTGGAGTGGCTCGGTGCCAACTCTTGTCCCCATTGTGACTGGCCTTTGTATGACCCATAA